The Bifidobacterium animalis subsp. animalis ATCC 25527 genome has a segment encoding these proteins:
- the hisH gene encoding imidazole glycerol phosphate synthase subunit HisH, translated as MKSVVVFDYGFGNVRSMMRALANQDLDVTLTSDYRKALEADGLVVPGVGAFGACMQGLRKVNGDNVIYDRLRAGRPVLGVCVGEQIMFTRGTEHDLDTPGLQLIDGEVSRLDADVVPHMGWDTVDAPEGSVLLNGVEGERFYFVHSYAAFTAAPADLTQFDIDLGDAEQKVAFCDYSRSHFVASYERGPLFATQFHPEKSAQAGARLLTNWAAIL; from the coding sequence ATGAAATCTGTAGTCGTGTTTGATTATGGGTTCGGCAATGTGCGCTCCATGATGCGCGCGCTCGCCAATCAGGACCTTGACGTCACGCTCACCTCCGACTACCGCAAGGCCTTGGAGGCCGACGGGCTCGTCGTGCCGGGCGTGGGCGCATTCGGTGCCTGCATGCAGGGACTGCGCAAGGTGAATGGCGACAACGTGATCTACGACCGTCTGCGTGCGGGGCGCCCGGTGCTCGGCGTGTGCGTGGGCGAGCAGATCATGTTCACCCGTGGCACCGAGCATGACCTTGACACGCCTGGGCTGCAGCTCATTGACGGCGAGGTGAGCAGACTCGATGCCGACGTGGTGCCCCACATGGGATGGGATACCGTCGATGCCCCCGAAGGCTCCGTGCTGCTCAATGGCGTGGAGGGTGAACGGTTCTATTTCGTGCACTCCTACGCCGCTTTCACCGCGGCCCCCGCGGATTTGACGCAGTTCGACATCGACCTCGGCGATGCCGAGCAGAAAGTGGCGTTCTGCGATTACAGCCGTAGCCATTTCGTGGCCAGCTATGAGCGCGGACCTCTGTTCGCCACGCAGTTCCACCCGGAGAAGTCCGCGCAGGCAGGTGCCAGACTGCTCACGAACTGGGCCGCCATACTCTAG
- the hisB gene encoding imidazoleglycerol-phosphate dehydratase HisB translates to MARTAHIVRQTSESSIDLELNLDGTGKTNIETTVPFYNHMMTALGKHSLIDLNIVASGDTDIDAHHTVEDTAIVFGEALRQALGDKRGIRRFADATVPLDEALAKAVVDVSGRPYCVCSGEPEGFQYAMIGGHFTGSLVRHVMESIAFHAQICLHMHLIAGRDPHHIAEAEFKALARALRFAIEPDPRIQGLIPSTKGAL, encoded by the coding sequence ATGGCACGCACCGCGCACATTGTTCGCCAGACCAGCGAATCCAGCATCGACCTCGAACTCAACCTTGACGGCACCGGCAAGACGAACATCGAAACGACTGTGCCGTTCTACAATCACATGATGACGGCACTGGGCAAGCATTCGCTCATCGATCTCAACATCGTGGCAAGCGGCGACACCGATATCGATGCCCATCATACCGTGGAGGACACGGCGATCGTATTCGGGGAGGCGTTGCGCCAGGCCCTCGGCGACAAGCGCGGCATCCGTCGCTTCGCCGATGCCACAGTGCCGCTCGACGAGGCGCTCGCCAAAGCCGTCGTCGACGTCTCCGGGCGCCCATACTGCGTGTGCTCGGGCGAACCCGAAGGCTTCCAGTACGCAATGATCGGCGGCCACTTCACCGGCTCACTTGTACGCCATGTGATGGAATCGATCGCCTTCCACGCGCAGATCTGCCTGCACATGCATCTCATTGCCGGCCGTGACCCACACCACATTGCAGAGGCGGAGTTCAAGGCGCTCGCCCGCGCATTGCGCTTCGCCATAGAACCCGATCCCCGCATTCAGGGACTGATTCCGAGCACGAAGGGCGCGCTGTGA